One genomic segment of Burkholderiaceae bacterium includes these proteins:
- a CDS encoding acetyl/propionyl/methylcrotonyl-CoA carboxylase subunit alpha, with amino-acid sequence MFKKILIANRGEIACRVIATARKMGIATVAVYSDADKQARHVKLADEAVRLGPPPSRESYLLADKIIEAARQTGAEAVHPGYGFLSENEAFAKRCEDEGIAFIGPKAHSIAAMGDKIASKKLALAAKVNTIPGHNDAIESAERAVQIAQGIGYPVMIKASAGGGGKGLRVAFNDKEALEGFAACQNEARNSFGDDRIFIEKFVEQPRHIEIQVLGDAHGNVVYLNERECSIQRRHQKVIEEAPSPFISDATRKAMGEQAVALAKAVKYQSAGTVEFVVGKDQDFYFLEMNTRLQVEHPVTELITGLDLVEQMIRVAAGEKLAFTQADVKREGWAMECRINAEDPFRNFLPSTGRLVRFQPPAQDLQQSQATTALGVRVDTGVVDGGEIPMYYDSMIAKLIVHGKDRLDAIARMREALNGFVIRGVQSSIPFQAALLAHSKFQSGDFNTGFIAEHYAHGFSAADVPHADPGFLVALAVCLNKFYRNRARALQGQFWEGNQRPPRSGFTVCTLGQAGDNQYVETTLDEGAPGEASRVTVHAAGGERTYELALQHTLGEARVTGQCNGQPFTAQLERGRAHNPLVIRVIHNGTQLDALVMHPRTAELHRLMPYKAPPDMSKYVLSPMPGLLVQVAVQAGQEVKAGERVAVIEAMKMENVLFASADGVVKEVKAQKGDSLAVDQAIVEFE; translated from the coding sequence ATGTTCAAGAAAATCCTCATTGCCAACCGCGGTGAAATCGCCTGCCGCGTCATTGCCACGGCCCGCAAGATGGGCATCGCCACCGTGGCCGTCTATTCCGACGCCGACAAGCAGGCGCGCCACGTCAAGCTGGCCGACGAGGCCGTGCGCCTGGGGCCGCCGCCTTCGCGCGAGTCCTACCTGCTGGCCGACAAGATCATCGAGGCCGCCAGGCAGACCGGCGCCGAGGCGGTCCATCCGGGCTACGGCTTTCTGAGCGAGAACGAGGCCTTCGCCAAGCGCTGCGAGGATGAGGGCATTGCCTTCATCGGTCCCAAGGCGCATTCGATCGCGGCCATGGGCGACAAGATCGCGTCCAAGAAGCTGGCGCTTGCCGCCAAGGTTAACACCATCCCCGGCCACAACGACGCCATCGAGTCGGCCGAGCGCGCGGTGCAGATCGCGCAGGGCATCGGCTACCCGGTGATGATCAAGGCCAGCGCCGGCGGCGGCGGCAAGGGCCTGCGCGTGGCCTTCAACGACAAGGAGGCGCTGGAGGGCTTTGCCGCCTGCCAGAACGAGGCGCGCAACAGTTTTGGCGACGACCGCATCTTCATCGAGAAGTTCGTCGAGCAGCCGCGCCACATCGAGATCCAGGTGCTGGGCGACGCGCACGGCAACGTGGTCTACCTGAACGAGCGCGAATGCTCCATCCAGCGGCGGCACCAGAAGGTGATCGAGGAGGCGCCTTCGCCCTTCATCTCCGACGCCACGCGCAAGGCCATGGGCGAGCAGGCCGTGGCCCTGGCCAAGGCCGTCAAGTACCAAAGCGCGGGCACGGTGGAGTTCGTGGTCGGCAAGGACCAGGATTTTTATTTTCTGGAAATGAACACCCGCCTGCAGGTGGAGCACCCGGTGACGGAGCTGATTACCGGGCTGGACCTGGTCGAGCAGATGATCCGCGTGGCCGCGGGCGAGAAGCTGGCCTTCACGCAGGCCGACGTCAAGCGCGAAGGCTGGGCCATGGAGTGCCGCATCAACGCCGAGGACCCGTTCCGCAACTTCCTGCCTTCCACCGGCCGGCTGGTGCGCTTTCAGCCGCCGGCGCAGGACTTGCAGCAAAGCCAGGCCACCACGGCGCTGGGCGTGCGGGTGGACACCGGTGTGGTCGACGGCGGCGAGATCCCGATGTACTACGACTCGATGATCGCCAAGCTGATCGTGCACGGCAAGGACCGGCTTGATGCCATCGCACGCATGCGCGAGGCGCTCAACGGCTTCGTCATCCGCGGGGTGCAAAGCAGCATCCCGTTCCAGGCCGCGCTGCTGGCCCATTCCAAGTTCCAGTCGGGCGACTTCAACACCGGCTTCATCGCCGAGCACTACGCGCACGGCTTTTCGGCCGCCGACGTGCCGCATGCCGACCCCGGCTTTCTGGTGGCCCTGGCCGTCTGCCTGAACAAGTTCTACCGCAACCGCGCGCGCGCGCTGCAGGGCCAGTTCTGGGAGGGCAACCAGCGCCCGCCGCGCAGCGGCTTCACGGTGTGCACCCTGGGCCAGGCGGGCGACAACCAGTACGTCGAGACCACGCTGGACGAGGGCGCGCCGGGCGAGGCCAGCCGCGTGACGGTGCATGCCGCCGGCGGCGAGCGCACGTATGAGCTGGCGCTTCAGCACACCCTGGGCGAGGCCCGCGTGACGGGCCAGTGCAACGGCCAGCCCTTCACCGCGCAGCTCGAGCGCGGACGCGCGCACAACCCGCTGGTGATCCGCGTCATCCACAACGGCACCCAGCTCGACGCCCTGGTCATGCACCCGCGCACGGCCGAGCTGCACCGGCTGATGCCCTACAAGGCGCCGCCGGACATGAGCAAGTACGTGCTCTCGCCCATGCCGGGCCTGCTGGTGCAGGTGGCCGTGCAAGCGGGGCAGGAGGTCAAGGCCGGCGAGCGTGTGGCCGTGATCGAGGCCATGAAGATGGAGAACGTGCTGTTCGCCAGCGCCGACGGCGTGGTCAAGGAGGTCAAGGCGCAAAAGGGCGACAGCCTGGCGGTCGACCAGGCGATCGTCGAATTTGAATAG
- the meaB gene encoding methylmalonyl Co-A mutase-associated GTPase MeaB, with protein MADSRLVDAVLHGAPMARRRAIAKAITLLESTRADHRAQADALLTALLPHTGQSLRLGISGVPGVGKSTFIEALGVDLIARGHRVAVLAIDPSSTVSGGSILGDKTRMERLSVLEQAYIRPSPSSGTLGGVAEKTREAMLVCEAAGYDVVLVETVGVGQSETAVSGMTDMFVLLQLPNAGDDLQAIKKGVMELADLVVINKADIEPAAAIRAQAQIKSALRLLGQQGNPEHMLHDARQWHPEVIRISGLKGEGLEEFWHCVTRFRDLQTANGKLAARRQQQARAWMWALIESGLKAAFHRHPAVRASLAAVTEQVTRGLLPPSTAARQLLATAGLAATPCE; from the coding sequence ATGGCCGACTCGCGCCTGGTCGACGCCGTGCTGCATGGCGCGCCCATGGCCCGGCGCCGCGCCATCGCCAAGGCCATCACCCTGCTCGAATCGACCCGCGCCGACCACCGCGCGCAGGCCGATGCGCTGCTGACGGCGCTGCTGCCGCACACCGGCCAGTCGCTGCGGCTGGGCATCAGCGGCGTGCCGGGGGTGGGCAAGAGCACCTTCATCGAAGCGCTGGGGGTTGACCTGATCGCGCGCGGCCACCGCGTGGCGGTGCTGGCCATCGACCCGTCGTCCACCGTGTCGGGCGGCTCCATCTTGGGCGACAAGACGCGCATGGAGCGCTTGTCGGTGCTGGAGCAAGCCTACATCCGCCCCAGCCCCAGCAGCGGCACGCTGGGCGGGGTGGCCGAGAAGACGCGCGAGGCCATGCTGGTGTGCGAGGCCGCCGGCTACGACGTGGTGCTGGTCGAGACCGTGGGCGTGGGGCAGAGCGAGACGGCGGTCAGCGGCATGACCGACATGTTCGTGCTGCTGCAGCTGCCCAACGCCGGCGACGACCTGCAGGCCATCAAGAAGGGCGTGATGGAGCTGGCCGACCTGGTGGTGATCAACAAGGCCGACATCGAGCCCGCCGCCGCCATCCGCGCGCAGGCGCAGATCAAGTCGGCCCTGCGCCTGCTGGGCCAGCAGGGCAACCCCGAGCACATGCTGCACGACGCGCGGCAGTGGCACCCCGAGGTGATCCGCATCAGTGGACTGAAGGGCGAGGGGCTGGAAGAATTCTGGCATTGCGTGACGCGCTTTCGCGACCTTCAGACCGCCAACGGCAAGCTGGCCGCGCGCCGCCAGCAGCAGGCGCGGGCGTGGATGTGGGCGCTGATCGAGTCGGGCCTGAAGGCCGCCTTCCACCGGCACCCTGCCGTGCGCGCCAGCCTGGCTGCCGTGACCGAGCAGGTGACACGGGGGCTGCTGCCGCCATCCACCGCCGCGCGCCAGCTGCTGGCCACGGCCGGCTTGGCCGCCACCCCATGTGAGTGA
- a CDS encoding serine hydrolase: MTWPPAPVPLAAMHHRAFTGLQGRIQTQWPDVQSALVVHRAHRSFEFYRPGLSADSLHDVQSVTKSVLALLFGQAMADGHVRGPDELVALRLPALLRLGADARVQRLRFAHLLAMTAGWPPDETARRDRDDDLRWLARRPFVAEPGARFAYDNGAANLLALALAQAVGEPLADYARRRLFQPLGIERFDWRRGAQGHALGAIGLSLATPAMARLGELVLAEGQWQGRALVPRGHMQELARRHSAGGPPLATAYGYLWWLGAGSVMASGYGGQWIHVEPALQLVVAVTSRRTPESAARGQARSLIGREIVPAVRRLQRAGP, from the coding sequence GTGACCTGGCCGCCCGCACCCGTCCCGCTGGCCGCCATGCACCACCGCGCCTTCACGGGTCTGCAGGGGCGCATCCAGACGCAATGGCCGGACGTGCAGAGCGCGCTGGTGGTGCATCGCGCCCATCGGTCCTTCGAGTTCTATCGCCCAGGCTTGAGCGCCGACAGCCTGCACGACGTGCAGTCCGTCACCAAGAGCGTGCTGGCCCTGCTGTTCGGCCAGGCCATGGCCGACGGCCACGTGCGCGGGCCCGACGAGCTGGTGGCGCTGCGCCTGCCGGCCCTGCTGCGCCTGGGCGCCGACGCGCGCGTGCAGCGCCTGCGCTTTGCCCACCTGCTCGCCATGACCGCCGGCTGGCCGCCCGACGAGACGGCCCGGCGCGACCGCGACGACGACCTGCGCTGGCTGGCGCGCCGCCCCTTCGTGGCCGAGCCCGGCGCGCGCTTTGCCTACGACAACGGCGCCGCCAACCTGCTGGCGCTGGCGCTGGCCCAGGCGGTGGGCGAGCCGCTGGCCGACTATGCGCGCCGGCGCTTGTTCCAGCCGCTGGGCATCGAGCGCTTCGACTGGCGGCGCGGCGCGCAGGGCCACGCGCTGGGCGCCATCGGCCTGTCGCTTGCCACGCCCGCGATGGCGCGGCTGGGCGAGCTGGTGCTGGCCGAGGGCCAGTGGCAAGGCCGCGCGCTGGTGCCGCGCGGCCACATGCAGGAGCTGGCGCGGCGGCACAGCGCGGGCGGTCCGCCGCTGGCCACGGCCTACGGCTACCTGTGGTGGCTGGGCGCGGGCAGCGTCATGGCCAGCGGCTACGGCGGGCAGTGGATTCACGTCGAGCCCGCGCTGCAGCTGGTGGTGGCCGTCACCTCGCGGCGCACGCCCGAGAGCGCCGCGCGCGGCCAGGCCCGCTCGCTGATCGGCCGCGAGATCGTGCCCGCCGTGCGGCGCCTGCAGCGCGCGGGACCCTAG
- a CDS encoding DUF167 domain-containing protein yields the protein MTAFELRLAIHATPGAKRTEAAGAYGDALRVRLAAPPVDGKANATLIAWAARTFGLPMSQVELLHGASGRQKRLALRFATPADLQAAQEQVARWMAAGKDDGA from the coding sequence GTGACGGCCTTCGAGCTGCGCCTGGCCATCCACGCCACGCCCGGCGCCAAGCGCACCGAGGCCGCGGGCGCCTACGGCGATGCGTTGCGCGTGCGGCTGGCCGCGCCGCCGGTGGATGGCAAGGCCAACGCGACGCTGATCGCATGGGCCGCGCGCACGTTCGGCCTGCCCATGAGCCAGGTGGAACTGCTGCATGGGGCGTCGGGGCGGCAAAAACGGCTGGCGCTGCGTTTTGCCACGCCCGCCGACCTGCAGGCTGCGCAAGAGCAAGTCGCACGCTGGATGGCGGCCGGCAAGGACGATGGCGCTTGA
- a CDS encoding TAXI family TRAP transporter solute-binding subunit, translating into MAKWLDKPFRQPMRRLTLILLSIRDLLVSAGPVLLLAVGLLVAAYWWLDPQPPKTVRLATGPEGSAYAAFGQRYVQALAREGITVQTIATEGSVENLKLLQDGGADVAFVRGGSGAAPVTAGASAAASEPAAAADPNESLQSLGALFYEPLWIFMRQDGGAAAPGMLAQLKGLRVSVDRAGSGVPALMQRLLAASGLAADEVQLREQDARSAAQALLAGQLDAVVLTSAPQSPVVRELLRTPGIAPLELAQADAYTRRFPFLRTVTLPRGVADLAADVPRHDITLLAATTSLLTREQTHPALRQLFAQAAQGIHSRAGWLNGAREFPNTRTSELPVSPEGDRAINGTPPFWQRWLPFWASNLVQRMWLVIGGVIVLLLPLSRIVPPLYTYRVRQRVFRWYARLRQIEMRAQDPRVPAAALLDELDELDRVAHHIAVPLAHADELYALRDHIATVRQRILVLRKDST; encoded by the coding sequence ATGGCAAAATGGCTTGACAAGCCGTTTCGCCAACCCATGCGCCGCCTCACCCTCATCCTGCTGTCGATCCGCGACCTGCTGGTCAGCGCCGGGCCGGTGCTGCTGCTGGCCGTGGGCCTGCTGGTGGCGGCCTACTGGTGGCTGGACCCGCAGCCGCCCAAGACCGTGCGCCTGGCCACCGGGCCCGAGGGCAGCGCCTACGCCGCCTTTGGCCAGCGCTACGTGCAGGCGCTGGCGCGCGAGGGCATCACCGTGCAGACGATCGCCACCGAGGGTTCGGTGGAAAACCTCAAGCTGCTGCAGGACGGCGGCGCCGACGTGGCCTTCGTGCGCGGCGGCAGCGGCGCGGCGCCGGTCACCGCCGGCGCCTCGGCCGCCGCCAGCGAGCCCGCCGCGGCGGCCGACCCCAACGAGTCGCTGCAGTCGCTGGGCGCGCTGTTCTACGAGCCGCTGTGGATCTTCATGCGCCAGGACGGCGGCGCCGCCGCGCCCGGCATGCTGGCCCAGCTCAAGGGCCTGCGCGTCAGCGTCGATCGGGCCGGCAGCGGCGTGCCGGCGCTGATGCAGCGCCTGCTGGCGGCCAGCGGCCTGGCGGCGGACGAGGTGCAGCTGCGCGAGCAGGACGCGCGCAGCGCCGCCCAGGCCCTGCTGGCCGGCCAGCTGGACGCCGTGGTGCTGACCAGCGCGCCGCAGTCGCCCGTGGTGCGCGAACTGCTGCGCACGCCCGGCATCGCCCCGCTGGAGCTGGCGCAGGCCGACGCCTACACGCGGCGCTTTCCGTTCCTGCGCACCGTCACGCTGCCGCGCGGCGTGGCCGACCTGGCCGCCGACGTGCCGCGGCACGACATCACGCTGCTGGCGGCCACCACCTCGCTGCTGACGCGCGAGCAAACCCACCCCGCGCTGCGCCAGCTGTTCGCGCAGGCGGCGCAGGGCATCCACAGCCGCGCGGGCTGGTTGAACGGCGCGCGCGAGTTTCCCAACACCCGCACCAGCGAGCTGCCCGTCAGCCCCGAGGGCGACCGCGCCATCAACGGCACGCCGCCGTTCTGGCAGCGCTGGCTGCCGTTCTGGGCCAGCAACCTGGTGCAGCGCATGTGGCTGGTCATCGGCGGCGTGATCGTGCTGCTGCTGCCGCTGTCGCGCATCGTGCCGCCGCTGTACACCTACCGCGTGCGCCAGCGCGTGTTCCGCTGGTACGCGCGGCTGCGCCAGATCGAGATGCGCGCGCAGGACCCGCGCGTGCCCGCCGCCGCGCTGCTGGACGAGCTGGACGAGCTGGACCGCGTGGCGCACCACATCGCGGTGCCGCTGGCGCACGCCGACGAGCTGTACGCACTGCGCGACCACATCGCCACGGTGCGCCAGCGCATCCTGGTGCTGCGCAAGGATTCGACATGA
- a CDS encoding DNA-3-methyladenine glycosylase I, with translation MNTAPGPDGQLRCHWCLATPQYLAYHDGEWGFPVTDDRRLFEKLCLEGFQAGLSWRTILEKRENFRRAFAGFDIDVLAGWGAPEVDRLLQDAGIVRHRGKIESVLNNARRAQDLVRDEGSLAAWIWRHEPGAGEQAAHQGVTTSPTSIQLSKALKKRGFSFVGPTTVHAFLQAMGLINDHAEGCMARGPADAARRALRRPA, from the coding sequence ATGAACACCGCCCCCGGCCCCGACGGCCAGCTGCGCTGCCACTGGTGCCTGGCCACGCCGCAGTACCTGGCCTACCACGACGGCGAATGGGGCTTTCCCGTCACCGACGACCGGCGCCTGTTCGAGAAGCTGTGCCTGGAGGGCTTTCAGGCCGGCCTGAGCTGGCGGACCATCCTGGAAAAGCGCGAGAACTTTCGCCGCGCCTTCGCCGGCTTCGACATCGACGTGCTGGCCGGCTGGGGCGCGCCCGAGGTCGACCGCCTGCTGCAGGACGCCGGCATCGTGCGCCACCGCGGCAAGATCGAGAGCGTGCTGAACAACGCGCGCCGCGCGCAGGACCTGGTGCGTGACGAAGGCTCGCTGGCGGCGTGGATCTGGCGCCACGAGCCAGGGGCCGGCGAGCAGGCCGCGCACCAGGGCGTGACGACCTCGCCCACCTCGATTCAGCTGTCGAAAGCGCTGAAGAAGCGCGGCTTCAGCTTCGTCGGCCCGACCACCGTGCACGCCTTCCTGCAGGCCATGGGCCTGATCAACGACCACGCCGAGGGCTGCATGGCGCGCGGCCCCGCCGATGCGGCGCGCCGCGCCCTCCGGCGCCCGGCCTGA
- a CDS encoding acyl-CoA carboxylase subunit beta, giving the protein MNTILEQLESKRAAARLGGGQKRIDAQHAKGKLTARERIEVLLDVGSFEEWDMFVEHRCADFGMDATHIPGDGVVTGYGTINGRLVFVFSQDFTVFGGALSEAHAEKICKVMDQAMKVGAPVIGLNDSGGARIQEGVASLGGYAEVFQRNVMASGVVPQISMIMGPCAGGAVYSPAMTDFIFMVKDSSYMFVTGPEVVKTVTHESVTAEELGGALTHTTRSGVADLAFDNDVEALLMLRRLFNYIPASNREKAPHRPTQDAVDRADLSLDTLVPENPNLPYDIKEAIVKTVDDGEFFELQPDYAANIVIGFARMDGHVVGIVANQPLVLAGCLDIKSSIKAARFVRFCDAFNIPILTFVDVPGFMPGTSQEYGGIIKHGAKLLFAYAECTVPKITVITRKAYGGAYDVMSSKHLRGDVNLAWPNAEIAVMGAKGAVEIIFREEKKDPEKLAAREAEYKARFANPFVAGARGYIDDVILPHETRQRICRSLAMLKDKKLENPWRKHDNIPL; this is encoded by the coding sequence ATGAACACCATCCTTGAACAACTGGAAAGCAAACGCGCCGCGGCCCGCCTGGGCGGCGGGCAAAAGCGCATCGATGCGCAGCACGCCAAGGGCAAGCTCACCGCGCGCGAGCGCATCGAGGTGCTGCTGGACGTGGGCAGCTTCGAGGAATGGGACATGTTCGTCGAGCACCGCTGCGCGGACTTCGGCATGGACGCCACGCACATTCCCGGCGACGGCGTGGTCACCGGCTACGGCACCATCAACGGCCGCCTGGTGTTCGTCTTCAGCCAGGACTTCACGGTGTTCGGCGGCGCGCTCAGCGAGGCCCACGCCGAGAAGATCTGCAAGGTGATGGACCAGGCCATGAAGGTGGGCGCGCCGGTGATCGGCCTGAACGACTCGGGCGGCGCGCGCATCCAGGAGGGCGTGGCCAGCCTGGGCGGCTACGCCGAGGTGTTCCAGCGCAACGTGATGGCCTCGGGCGTGGTGCCGCAGATCAGCATGATCATGGGCCCCTGCGCCGGCGGCGCGGTGTACAGCCCGGCCATGACGGACTTCATCTTCATGGTCAAGGACAGCTCTTACATGTTCGTCACCGGCCCCGAGGTGGTCAAGACCGTGACGCACGAGAGCGTGACGGCCGAGGAGCTGGGCGGCGCGCTCACGCACACCACCAGGAGCGGCGTGGCCGACCTGGCCTTCGACAACGACGTCGAGGCGCTGCTGATGCTGCGCCGCCTGTTCAACTACATCCCCGCCAGCAACCGCGAGAAGGCGCCGCATCGCCCCACCCAGGACGCGGTGGACCGCGCCGACCTGAGCCTGGACACCCTGGTGCCGGAGAACCCGAACCTGCCCTACGACATCAAGGAAGCCATCGTCAAGACGGTGGACGACGGCGAGTTCTTCGAGCTGCAGCCCGACTACGCCGCCAACATCGTCATCGGCTTTGCGCGCATGGACGGCCACGTGGTCGGCATCGTCGCCAACCAGCCGCTGGTGCTGGCCGGCTGCCTGGACATCAAGAGCAGCATCAAGGCCGCGCGCTTCGTGCGTTTTTGCGATGCCTTCAACATCCCCATCCTGACCTTCGTCGACGTGCCCGGCTTCATGCCCGGCACCAGCCAGGAATACGGCGGCATCATCAAGCACGGTGCCAAGCTGCTGTTTGCCTACGCCGAATGCACGGTGCCCAAGATCACCGTCATCACGCGCAAGGCCTACGGCGGCGCCTACGACGTGATGAGCTCCAAGCACCTGCGCGGCGACGTCAACCTGGCCTGGCCCAACGCCGAGATCGCGGTGATGGGCGCCAAGGGCGCGGTGGAGATCATCTTCCGCGAGGAGAAGAAGGATCCCGAAAAACTGGCCGCGCGCGAGGCCGAGTACAAAGCGCGCTTTGCCAACCCCTTCGTGGCCGGCGCGCGCGGCTACATCGACGACGTGATCCTGCCGCACGAGACGCGCCAGCGCATCTGCCGCAGCCTGGCGATGCTGAAGGACAAGAAGCTGGAAAACCCGTGGCGCAAGCACGACAACATTCCGCTCTGA
- a CDS encoding asparaginase — MNPQHKTSQPRVVLLGTGGTIAGAGALDAGVGAGSAAYRSAVVTAQDLVAGVPGLVTLAELRAEQIFQIDSADFTDERLLQLARRVAALCRQDDVDAVVITHGTDTLEETAYFLHLTVPSAKPIVLTGAMRPGTALAADGPANLLHAVAVAAHPGSAGRGVLVVMNEEIHSARDVAKVHSLRLDAFASQHGALGLVVEGAPRWYRRVERPHGPASGFDIARIDALPLVGVVASHGNMRREIYDSWAALGARAIVHAGFGGGTVPEYLKAPLAELRARGVLLVRCSRTGAGPVVRGASIDDDALGWVAADDQNPPRARLLAALALTRGSDPDAVQRVFLRY, encoded by the coding sequence ATGAACCCCCAACACAAGACCTCCCAACCCCGCGTCGTGCTGCTGGGCACGGGCGGCACCATCGCGGGCGCTGGCGCGCTGGACGCGGGCGTCGGCGCCGGCTCGGCGGCCTACCGCTCCGCCGTGGTGACGGCGCAGGACCTGGTCGCCGGCGTGCCCGGCCTGGTCACGCTGGCCGAGCTGCGGGCCGAGCAGATCTTTCAGATCGACTCGGCCGACTTCACCGACGAGCGTCTGCTGCAGCTGGCGCGCCGCGTGGCCGCGCTGTGCCGGCAGGACGACGTGGACGCGGTGGTCATCACCCACGGCACCGACACCCTGGAGGAGACGGCGTACTTTTTGCACCTGACGGTGCCCAGCGCCAAGCCCATCGTGCTGACCGGCGCCATGCGCCCCGGCACCGCGCTGGCGGCCGATGGGCCGGCCAACCTGCTGCACGCCGTGGCCGTGGCCGCCCACCCCGGCAGCGCCGGGCGCGGCGTGCTGGTGGTGATGAACGAGGAAATCCACAGCGCGCGCGACGTGGCCAAGGTGCACAGCCTGCGGCTGGACGCCTTTGCCTCGCAGCATGGCGCGCTGGGCCTGGTGGTGGAGGGTGCGCCGCGCTGGTACCGGCGCGTGGAGCGTCCGCACGGCCCGGCCAGCGGGTTCGATATTGCGCGCATCGACGCGCTGCCGCTGGTGGGCGTGGTGGCCAGCCACGGCAACATGCGCCGCGAGATCTACGACAGCTGGGCGGCCCTGGGCGCGCGCGCCATCGTGCACGCGGGCTTTGGCGGCGGCACCGTGCCCGAGTACCTGAAGGCGCCGCTGGCCGAGCTGCGCGCGCGCGGCGTGCTGCTGGTGCGCTGCTCGCGCACGGGCGCGGGGCCGGTGGTGCGCGGCGCCAGCATCGACGACGACGCGCTGGGCTGGGTGGCGGCGGACGACCAGAACCCGCCGCGCGCGCGCCTTCTGGCGGCGCTGGCGCTCACGCGCGGCAGCGATCCGGACGCGGTGCAGCGGGTGTTCTTGCGGTACTGA
- a CDS encoding P1 family peptidase: MAAQGARAGRPAAIRRATESSPDVTTENLSPRADAITDVRGIQVGQHTDPRRPTGCSVVLAQGPNGRGAVAGVDVRGAAPGTRETDLLDPANLVQEVHAVLLSGGSAWGLDAAAGVMRWLEERGIGLPVGTAPGQLVPIVPAAVLFDLHVGDARVRPGAEAGYAACAAATSAAPAQGNVGAGAGATVGKLFGMASAMKGGIGSASVRVGQVTVGALIAVNALGDVIDPATGRPMAGARTDDGRALRHSVRALLAGEAPQAILAGSNTTIGVIATDAPLTKARAKRLAGAGHDGLARAIAPVHTMSDGDTLFALSTGLAPAIDFNVLCAMASEAVARACVHAVRAARGLHAGAGWLPSATDLEAART; encoded by the coding sequence CTGGCCGCGCAAGGAGCCCGGGCCGGCCGCCCTGCAGCAATACGCCGAGCAACTGAAAGCAGCCCTGACGTGACGACCGAGAACCTGTCCCCCCGCGCCGACGCCATCACCGACGTGCGCGGCATCCAGGTGGGCCAGCACACCGACCCGCGCCGCCCCACCGGTTGCAGCGTGGTGCTGGCGCAAGGCCCGAACGGGCGCGGCGCGGTGGCCGGCGTGGACGTGCGCGGCGCCGCGCCCGGCACGCGCGAGACCGATTTGCTCGACCCCGCCAACCTGGTGCAGGAGGTGCACGCCGTGCTGCTCTCGGGCGGCAGTGCCTGGGGGCTGGACGCCGCCGCCGGCGTGATGCGCTGGCTGGAGGAGCGCGGCATCGGCCTGCCCGTGGGCACGGCGCCCGGCCAGCTGGTGCCCATCGTGCCGGCCGCCGTGCTGTTCGACCTGCACGTGGGCGACGCGCGCGTCCGCCCCGGCGCCGAGGCCGGCTATGCCGCCTGCGCAGCCGCCACCAGCGCAGCGCCCGCTCAAGGCAACGTGGGCGCCGGCGCCGGCGCCACGGTGGGCAAGCTGTTCGGCATGGCCTCGGCCATGAAGGGCGGCATCGGCAGCGCCAGCGTGCGCGTGGGCCAGGTCACCGTGGGCGCGCTGATCGCCGTCAATGCGCTGGGCGATGTCATCGACCCAGCCACCGGCCGGCCGATGGCCGGCGCCCGCACCGACGACGGCCGCGCCCTGCGCCACAGCGTGCGCGCCCTGCTGGCGGGCGAGGCGCCGCAGGCCATCCTGGCCGGCAGCAACACCACCATCGGTGTCATCGCCACCGACGCGCCGCTGACCAAAGCCCGCGCCAAGCGCCTGGCCGGCGCCGGCCACGACGGGCTGGCGCGCGCCATTGCCCCGGTGCACACCATGAGCGACGGCGACACGCTGTTTGCCCTGTCCACCGGCTTGGCTCCCGCCATCGACTTCAACGTGCTGTGCGCCATGGCCAGCGAAGCGGTGGCGCGCGCCTGCGTGCACGCCGTGCGCGCCGCACGCGGGCTGCACGCAGGCGCGGGGTGGTTACCATCCGCTACTGATTTGGAAGCTGCCCGCACTTGA